The nucleotide window tatttttaattacttaataaatataaagatcaaatacaaatattttgatataataaatatataaaataaatgttttcttatttttttttatttctttaaacaaAAGTCGTGATTAAAAAGTCTAACCATATTTTTGGTGTTTAAAGTTTTGAAACCAATCATTATTAATAGTGATGGCATTTGTTACAGCCTTCAGTGTACAAAGAGGATAACCACAATGCCATTAACATTGTAAACATAAAGTGAGCGTAAAATTGTGAGTGCCCATGCAGCCATTAATCGTAGCTCTATTGATTCTCTATTGAGTAGGAATATTCTTAATTTTGCCTAAAATGAGCTCAACACTCAAGTACATAAACAACCGCAAGCTGGCTCCAGATTTCGCTATTTTTTCCCTGTACCTTTCCCCTTCTGTTTTCCATGGCGTGTAACTCTGTTACTTATGCCATGACAATTATGTACAAGAAATTATACTTATAGATTCATAATTCATTGTGTATAGTTTCTTTTTGTAAATAGGAGAGatataaaaagagaaggaaaaaaatataaaatgtattgTAATGATTTTACATAAATAAGAGAGATATTTCAGTAGGTGATGTGAAGAAGAGCATTATGCAAGtatatggtattttttttttacaaaataagaaataattgaaattttagcCAATACAAAATATAACCATTAAGGTAGACAAcaagatattataaaaattaacaaatttatcataaatttttttaataagttcttaatattttttttcttaattctaaaaaaatgaaaaagtgaatTTGAtgtacaaatattaaagaatctAACTCAACTGATAAGTAAAGAGTGAGtattataaatttcttaatatCTGAATTGAAttcttacatataaaaaaacaaaaaacatgatgTACAAATGCAATAAGTGAAACAGAAGAGCAATAACACACAATTTATGGGTTCTATCTTTTCATTAATATCTTGTTCAACCTTTTTATTGCGAAAACAGTTCAACACAATAAATTTGACGAATGAAGACAGTGTAGTAATCCGGGGTGAAACCTCCGTTTTGGCTCACCAACCACAGATTTCCCTTCTCTGTCTCTTCCTGCGCGTTACCAAATTTGATTTtacctttttctctctttatattcTTCTCTTCAAATTCTGACACTTTCTGCGCCGGCCACTCAGTTTCTCtttcgtttttctttttcttttctccttttcttcttctttcacttATCCTATTAGTATTTCCCTCAGTCGGTTTATTCATTCTCTCTGTTTTTTTCCTTCCACCGACTGCTAGTTTTCGTTTACACCACTAACTTCAAGGTTGGTAGCATTATCTTCTCCTTTAAATTATACTAATCTTACTTCCCTTAACTTTCGTTTGGTTTTTATTCTtccatttattgtattttacatCATGAAGAAGAGGCTTTTGGGCAAGTCAAGgttctttcttctttcctcGGTTCCCTTCCCTCCAAGGGAAGAACCTCTTTAGATACCCTTTTTGCTCTGAGAACACATACGACCACACTCTCTTCCATTTCATCCATAAAACTTGGAGTGCAGTCAAAGAGTCAAAGATTCACAACATGTTTCCGAGGGGCAGAAGGAGTGACATTGGTGGCCATGGCAACACAAACGTGGCTGAATGGGAATTACGGCCAGGAGGAATGCTCGTGCAGAAACGTAACTTGGATTTGAATCAAAATTCTGCATCTAAATCTACCATCAAAGTCAAAGTGAAGTATGGCTCATCCTATCACCAAATTCAAATCAGTTCTCATGCAAGTTTTGGTAATTCCATCCTTAGGCATTtgtctcttcattttcttttaaaaaaatagtttttacacTACAGTCAGAAATAATCGTATGGTTGTTATTGTAAAAttcaataaacttatcatatatgacAGTTTATTTGTGTTTGAATGATATTGTCGTATTTGTGATTGTATTGCCCTTTATACTGCATAAACTATATACCctctttttaattgattattgatGGACTATTGGAAGTTGGTTCCTGGGGGTGCAGGGGAATTGAAGAAAATGTTAACAGAACCTACAGGATTGCACATTCAGGATCAGAAATTGATTtacaagaaaaaagagagggaTTCAAAGTCATATCTTGATGTCGAGAGGGTCAAAGATGGATCAAAATTGGTGCTGCTTGTGGACATTGAGAGTAGAGAAAGAAGGATACTTGAGACGTTAAAAATTGCTAAGAAGGAGAAGACATTAAAATCCTTGACAGAAATAAAGGTGGAGGTTGATAAACTTGCCAAGAAGGTAATAGCACCTAGTTTCACACTATTAATTTCTACAACGTGAACTGGTGTACCTATTTTTGCGACTAATTAATGTCTTCAATTCAATGAAATTGGACAGGTAGCAGCTTTGGAAGCTGCTACTTCCACAGGTGGGGTTATAGCAGAGTTAGATATAGAGACTTTGACAGAGAATTTGATGAGAACATTGATTGCATTGGATGAAATTTATGGTGAGGGTGAACTGAAATTGCAGAGAAGAGAGCAGGTACTAAACTCTTGATTTTCTAAACTGAAATCTATATCAAATGATATTTATGTGTGTCATTAACGTTGTACgttttgggaaaaaaaaatatgtgaagATTAGGAGAGTTCAGAAACACATTGAGACTCTAGATATGTTGAGGATGGCAAGGGAAAACTCAATTTCtctgaaaaatgaagaaaaaaacatggCACGTGAGAGCAAGGTGCATTGTGGTGGTCACATGCAGGGGAGACAGGGAAATCCTAAGAAGCAGCAACCGTTAAAACATCCTGACTCGGTTGTAGTCACAACAAAATGGGAAACTTTTGATTGAGGCTTTTAGATTTGCAACGAAAATGCCTCACACACCTTAAGAGTGCAATATTCAGTGAGTCATCTAGTTGTGGGTTGCTTCTGccataaaagaaattattatttttctcattataTATCTGCAAATTAGAATAATGTTTGGTTCACATTATTTTTGCTTTACATCTACTTGCACCCTTTAAAGCATAGAATCATTTCATAGGACGAATAGCAAAGGTAAAAAGCTGTTTAATAGTAGTTGTAAAAGTATGTGGAATAAAAACTGACTTGAAAAACCAAGAGGCTAGTTACTTCAGCAATGGGTAATTCGTGtttcattctcttttatttgttttgaattatATCATTCACAGaaatttttcttccaattttttacattactataattattttctttatttctttcataaTAGTAATTATCTTATTACATGTtgttttccttctcttcctaTTTGTTGTATACTTTATTGAACAAAtaaattgtatatataaatacaatttgccatttgttttcatggtgCGATGTTCAGCTCTATCCAATTTGTACACGTAACAAAATGGTAAATACTGTTTGCATGAAAGGTTTTACGGAATCGTAGTGGCCTAGTGGGTTTCCAAAGTTTAGGGTTAGAGTGAAAACTTTAAGTTGCAAATTTTCTATGGAGACAACGGAAAAAAGATATTCAGCTTCTTCTGTGGGTTATCTCTGCCTCCGAATTGGTTTTCCTGTCTGTCGGTGTATGCTTGTGCTTAGCTGtgagccttttcttttctttttctttttctttttcctttttgatacAGTTGGGTAGGGACCatgtaattaattatagatTCACAGGCTTAAAAAATAGGCGCTATTAATTTTGACATAAATGATCGTTCTTGCTAGCTTGAAAATATTGTTGCTTTTCTCCCATCACTTAGTggagtttgggagctagttttTTCCAATCTAACATAAGAGTTATTTCTTCGTTTGGTGCTTTGAAATGTACAAAAGAACTTCTAAAAATCTTATAACGTTAATTCAAAACACACCCTTAAACTAACTCGGGAAAGATTACTCGTTCTTTATCACATCACGTTTAGAAGCTTTTTCTTGTGTTTATGTCAAGTTGTTAGAACGGGCCTAGACTaggtcatattttttaaaaaataaattaaatcaaaatttttattaaaacccATTTAGTTGAATATGTCAAACtctaagttattaatttttttttaccagtaGTCCAAGGTTGtaaatctaataatttttttgagagATTAGACACAAAACTGTAGCAGTAGCAGTGTCAAGGTTTAGCCAGTACAAACAACGCAAAGAGAAGAGTAAATAAAACTACAAAATCCCTACTCTCAATGCAAAATTTATGATGCAACAATAATGCTACCATCCAATACAGAAGGGATGTGAAACTGAGTTAAATGAACATCAATAGACGACAATGACTCTAAAAATCGACATATTGGCTAATAGAAAGAGGTGAAGAGTGTAATGTCTTTTGTTACAGAAAcaattcataataaaaatatgttaaaaagaatattaaaattttaaaatgataatagtCCAAAAGCACAATATATTAtagataaaatcaaataaaaggatttttacataatatttttattatctatacttaatattttaaaaaatcaaccactgttttctcttttttttttttctattattatctttaaaccaattatCTAATAGATTATTATACTaacatctctttttttttcttttactaaaaagattaaataaccctatatttaaataatttttatctaaataattattaGGTGATTTTAGGATGTTATAGACAGCAGTgcaaggatatatatataatcaccaTATCCCCCAC belongs to Glycine soja cultivar W05 chromosome 5, ASM419377v2, whole genome shotgun sequence and includes:
- the LOC114412074 gene encoding BAG family molecular chaperone regulator 1-like isoform X1: MFPRGRRSDIGGHGNTNVAEWELRPGGMLVQKRNLDLNQNSASKSTIKVKVKYGSSYHQIQISSHASFGELKKMLTEPTGLHIQDQKLIYKKKERDSKSYLDVERVKDGSKLVLLVDIESRERRILETLKIAKKEKTLKSLTEIKVEVDKLAKKVAALEAATSTGGVIAELDIETLTENLMRTLIALDEIYGEGELKLQRREQIRRVQKHIETLDMLRMARENSISLKNEEKNMARESKVHCGGHMQGRQGNPKKQQPLKHPDSVVVTTKWETFD
- the LOC114412074 gene encoding BAG family molecular chaperone regulator 1-like isoform X2, whose amino-acid sequence is MAHPITKFKSVLMQVLLVPGGAGELKKMLTEPTGLHIQDQKLIYKKKERDSKSYLDVERVKDGSKLVLLVDIESRERRILETLKIAKKEKTLKSLTEIKVEVDKLAKKVAALEAATSTGGVIAELDIETLTENLMRTLIALDEIYGEGELKLQRREQIRRVQKHIETLDMLRMARENSISLKNEEKNMARESKVHCGGHMQGRQGNPKKQQPLKHPDSVVVTTKWETFD